tGTGTTGATAGCATTTGTTCAAGAGTTAACAaccaaatgattaatttttttttgtacttgGAGAAAAGTTAGAAGAATTcgtcaaaacaataaaaattcacTTTCATTGGTAATATTTTAGACACTTGTGATATAACTCTTCCAAAATTGTATtgcaatcattataaatttttcaagattataataattattcataatttattattaacatctggatatatttgttacactttttacatttcggggactaaattttgcatttttatctttcagggACGCATTTGTCAGCGGAGTGAAAAGACGAAAAGtcaaaataatgttatatatgacaaatatgttccTATGCTGCCAATTGAATATGAGCAAGTTAACAATCATTTCAGTAACAAATTTGTCCTTCTGTGTTGGGTAGACTATTTCATTAACGGTGACGGATGAAAATTAATGACCAAAtctatttgtcgcactttttatacttttggagactaaattttgtattttcatctttcaaaaacGCATTTATCAGCGAATTACACATTCAAGGACAAAAGTGATTATTTAtccaaatttaaattgaaaaacattttattttcacttttaatcataaatatatcatcacatttttattttatttttcaaaacttatatgagaaataaagtttttttttcctgttttatatacatgcatttaaaaataataatcaaaataaaataaatgacattttttataattaaaattaagaaaacattttctcaaatCAATAACCCTAATACTTGCCAATGAAAGAGCATGAGTCTCACCTAACAAACCATACCTTGTTATTACCTACTAGCATCAGTTGTTACTTTTTAACGTAGGATTTACAAGTTTACTCGTGAGATTACCTTTTAAGACGCGGAAGCAATACAAGATTTTTAGTCTAGAAGCAACATCACATGCACAACTGCACAAGAACATATCAGTGTTCATTCTATAGGTGTTAGgcaaaattaaatgtttatgTACACAGCAACTGGGATAATTGGAAAATCCTACAAGGTTCCCCAAAAGACCTTGCAGAGTGAGAAGTGAGGAGACTACGAATTAACCTCGACCAACCTATCTAAACCAAGTTCAAATATCTACACCAGATAAAGTAATAAGTTCACAGGAAACAAGAGCAGAGGCAAGTTTTCCCTAAAACTCCATATTCCAGATCTTATAGAAATAGTAAAAAACAAACACTCTTCTCAATAGCAGTCATAAAAGTTTCCTGCCGCAGAGTGAACAGAAAAATCAGTCTGTGTCTGTTCAAGATTCATAAGTCCGCACTGAATCTCGAATCTCCTGACGACAAACAGGACATTTGGGTGCAACTTCACGTTCAACTGATATGGCACACCCTTGGCAACACACAAGATGCCCACAGGGAATGAAGACAGAACGCCTTCTCCTCATCAGACATATCACACATAATTGTCCATCTGGAACATCTTCAATCTCATCATCCACCTGAGGTTCAGCATCACTCACCGCTTGCCTTTGTTGCTGGAGCTGCCTCTGTACCTTCCACCGTTTCCACTTAATCCAGTTCCTGAAAACCGACAGAAGTTTAATTGCCTTCAATTCAACTTTATGTCTCTAaccacccaaaaaataatattgtaccTCAAAACTGCATAGCCAAGTACCCCAACTGACATCGAACCAAGTGAAATACCACCCCAAAACAGTATTTTCGCCTTGATGGAAAGATCTACTATCATCTGATCTTTACTCAAGTCAGACCTACAAAAGAGACGACAATTGTCATAAGCAGCACTTCCACAAGCTGAATCGttcattaatatttatcgaGATATATGCACTCAAATATTCAACTAGGAGGAGGTAACTTAATTAGTTGAGCAGGATGCGTGAGCTGTTCTAAATCCCCTAGTTAGTCTTcaatttttaaggataaaaaaaaaactaagagaaggtaaatcaataattcattattaCTCTTATTAATGCAccaccaaaaacaaaatcatagaCTTGTCATATAGGATTCTTTATCTAAAGCAATTTATACTTCACAAATGGCACCTCTGCTTGTtgagaagaaaattcaagcaagTTTGATCAAAACCACATATTCATGAATCCCAACTCCCCATTCATGGTcaccattaattaattaattaattataaaatcgaAATAGCCATAATCATTCTACCAGTAAGAAGTCATTTCCACTAGAATGTATCCTACTGGAtaacaaaagtttaaaaaagGAATAGCCTTATGCTaccttcaaataaaataatcccCACTACTATACCGAATGTTTAACAATTCCAAATGGTAGGGATTTTTTCATGAACAACAATATAATAGCttatttcaatgaaaataaaCTTACAAAAAATATGGTATATCTTTGCAGGACTTAATTTCAGCAATTCCATTTTTTAAACTGCAATGGCCAACAGCAGTGATATCCTTCCCCAATGGAAGAATTTTCTCTTCATCTAGTAGTCCAACCTGcagaaaagaaacaaatgataACATTTTCAGCAAATGTAATATGCCAAAGATCACACAAGACAGCCGGAGACGCAAAACACCAAAATAGATTAATTAAACAGTGAAATAGTACAAATATTGAGCTTGAAAATAACTCAACATTATGCTATATCACTGCAAATTAGCAATGAGAATATCAACTCACCGGATATTCATGCCCAAAAAGTGCTTGCAAGAAAGTATAAGGAGAAGCATTTATTGGTTGCAATTTATGATAAACGGTTGTCAGAGGTAATGGATGTCTTGATCCATCCATGTTGACAACAACATACTCAGCATTTGGCCGCCGTCCAACATCAATTAGAACAAAAGGCACCTACAACAAAAATGTTAATAGAATATCtagaaaatatttcataatatcattattgtatcttaaaatattttacagtaTCTTACATGATCCCTTCCAGTGGGATAAGACATTTGTTGTTATTGCTGTTGCTACATGATCCTTTGGgaatgattttcatttttcagaatatttaatgattttttccttattttattaagattagGAGTCTAGTACCATTGTAAATAGAACTTACTGCTTGTTATTTTgtaaaacatcattacatacaATTAATCagcattatatttataattctgAGCTTGATCTCTCTTTTCCTCCTTCTCTACCTTTTCCTATAATGTCAACATGTATGATATGTCCTCTTAggtattaaaagttaaaagaaattaagatcAAAGGTGAATAAAGAATAGAGAAACCAAAAGACACATCATAACCCTTCCATACAGAATAGTTAACAGCAACAAATAGTGCCACGATGATGCTGTCACAGAGCATCATGATCATGGCCACTGGCTGCTACAAGAAACTCATAGCATTGTGTTTTTGTGTCACATGAATACTGGCAAAAATCACAGCCAAATTGCAGATTCACTAGTATTATATCAAGCGGTTGCTATTCCCTGTTCAGTGTTCTCACCTCAGACCCTCCACTTTCCAGTCAAATCCTAGTAGCTTGCACATGTTCCGGCCAAGATCATCCCTTTGCTGCTTCCTCCACACTATAACTTTCTTCCTATCattctatcttctttttttcctgtttattttttcttgtttttctatCTTCTACTTCAACTATCCTtcagttttaattttcttatttattctttAGGTATCTTTCCATCTCTTTTTATATTGTCAGTCTATCTTCTGATGAAATCCACATACAGACAGCTTTTATTtcatctttctatttttttaactgttGACTTCTAATTTTCCAATCTAAAACGCTTggacaatttaatatattaaaataaattcatatccTTTTTTTCGTAGGGGCAGGGAGTGGTGACAGGAAATTAACATTACTGTCTCTTTACACCTCCAACCTCTGAATTGCAGCtcaaaaaagagtggaagagtAACATGGCCTTTGTTAACTGCTGCAATTTAACTATGACACATCTCctataaaaataactataattatGTGATTTCAAGCTATGATGACACGTCTTTGAGATATAACATTTGAGTATCTACTGTGTACATTAGAAATTGTTTGTATTGGATTAATTATGTTCAGTATAGCAGCCACTCCACAATCTACAGTagcatttttttagtttctattctATGCCACTATCCAGGATCGACAACTATCTAAAAGAAATATATCAAATCCGTCTAATACTACTAATGAACTCATGTTCTAGCCATTGCAACTGAAAATAGATCCTGTTCAAAACGCTGggctgtttttactttttaccaaCCTAGCTTATGCTCAGCTGAAGCATATCCATGGTGCACAATCTTATGCAGCAAGAGATtgcattatatattattaaatatgcaGCAAGAAATCTTATGCAGGAACCTTTGTTGTCAAATATGGAGATTCCTTTATCCTacacaattatatatatcaGTCTCAAATTTGACCGCATGAAATACAAATCAATTGAGAGGATCATggcagaattttttttatacattatgaACCTCAATATGTAACAAAGTTATGCATCCATTACCTTCCTAAAAGATGTAGAGTCTTGCTGCCTCAAAGATCTTGCACATATGGCTCGAAGGTCAGAAGTCCATCCCAATAAGCCTTTCCAGTCATTGTATATACACTTTATAACAGTCGatacacaataaataaataatttagtcTTCTAATTCACAACTAAGTTGCATGATATTTAAGCTGGATCTAAAAGTTTTCTACAACAATCAAAAAGATATTACTCCTCTTAGACATAAAAGCAATAAATTCTAAAGCCAAATGGGTAGCTAAAATATcactggaaaaaaattaattacttaaatttCTACAATGCTAGTCACCTGCCCATTTTCTTCAAGACCATCATAATTACTCAAGAACAAGAGCAGGCATATCAATACTCAATAATCAATAAGTAATAACACCTTATGgccaaaacatcaaaatatacGCCTGTCCATAAAATGAAAGGGGTATATTTTGATGGTTTGCTCCACTAAAGTGAGGCAAATGTACTTTAGAAGATGAAGTGCACTCATAACTACTTACTATTATCATggttaaattttaacaaatttgaagttttttttttattataactattatGAAGCACAAACACCTCTTGCTCAAAGTATTGTTGTGTCGGACACGTTTCCGATACCAACACACCCGAACACTTGTCGTCGGACACTTCTAATTAggtgtttaatttaaaattattattttttgtttaaacacTTAAAGCCGTAACCTTTACACAATTAATacacttgaaaaaaatatagaaagttggtttaaaaagatgaatataccatcaatttagatattttgttatatattaggTGCTTCATAATACGTATGCATATATTGTATCACAATTTCAACCATGAATTTATTCTCTCCTTGTTTTTTTGCTAACAACCGTGAATTTATTCTCTaaagttaacaaaaaaattagacaTATAATGGTTAAATtcaacaattaacaaaaaaaatagacatgttACCGTTTGAGTTCTTTGAAGAATGACACCTTTATCGCCGGACTCGCGAGAAACCAATACGCCGGGTTTCAAAGTTTTCCAGGTGCCGTCGACGGCGGACTTGGCGTCGACAGTGCCACGGATAATTACGATTTCGCCGGCGTCGGCATCGGAGGGTGGCTCGGCGAGGAGGGAGCGGAGGTCGGAGACGGAGATGGAGGGTGCGCGGCGGAGCTTGCGGAGGGAGGCGGAGGTGGCGGTGAATTTGAAGAGGGTGCGGACGGCGGCGAAGGCCAAGGCAACGCCCAAAACGGCACCGTCGAAGGAAAGGGCGAGCTTGGAGAGAAGGGACAACACGGCTTGCTCCTGATGAGACATTAGATTGATCAATGATTCATTCAAACACTGATCACTGTTTCCGTttccacaatattattatcgaCGAAATCCACCACGTCTTCTAGAACAACCTATGTTTCAGCAACTCCTCTtaattgatgataaaaaaaaattcctcttaattaaacatttttaaaatatatatttataattaactaaaaattatttttcttaattatatcaaaaaaatatttttgtttacataagGCTTcagtttgaaaataatttatattattatttgaattatttactCTGGggcaaaaatatgtttttatgtctaataaatatttgaatataatatttactttctaataaataacaaatttacattgattccctaaatataataatatttttgttttcgaTCCATgacatttcttttaattttcgaTGTTTGTTTTTCGATAATTGAAAAGTactataacaaatgaaaaaaaaattgacatattTTAGCATTTACTCTTATATTAGGAAATGTAattataataagttttaattaaagattttaGGAATGATTAGTACCGACCTAAGAGACAGAAACATGTAGAATGAGTGGGTAATTAAGCAAATTTACTTGAGTAtcttaaattgaattaattttaaaataaaaagatgttttttttgtcCAATTAAAAAGATGCATGTTGCTATTGTATTTCTTCATAAAAATGAGGGAAAGTATTATTGCAAACCCCTAATTTAtagaatgaaatatatattagaatctTTGATTATAATGcagtttatatatttaaatatttatttgttataaattctaattataaaaaaaaaccaaaaaccaaaTCGATTCTTTTtggatttatttgaattttttttttcaaatcaatagGTTTGGTTCTGTTGtttctaaaattaaactaaattgaaTCAAACGCAACACAAGTGATATTATGTGTATGAAAGTTAtacaatatatatcattttcttttttagacaatttttttaagatatgtttgatttaaaataaataaaaaaattgacagaTTTTAATTATAGAATGATTGACATATTaataagtttcaagtttcatacattcttattaataattttttaaagtaatttaatttaaaaaataaaaaaaattatataaattttaataaaataatattttagtaaaaattgtaaaatatattttataaaatttgattcgGGTGACATTTTAATGAATAATCCAACCAAATCGAGCCACAAATATTCCTAATAATTTCCATGATTAAAAAGACCCAAAAACAAAAGGAGGTCTCCCGAAAATTTTGCTCCCGTTTTTCTGAGCCGTGACTAGCATGctttctttatctctttttgattaaGCTTGAtctaatgataaataataaacgAATGTTCCTCTTTCTGACAACATTGTAAAAAAGTAACGCAAATTATTGCTGTTAATGTGTTGCAGGACACTTTGATTACAGCTACTCCCCATTCTCCAAGCTGGAAATCACTGCTTTCTCCAACCTAAAAATCACTGCTACATCTATAGTTCCTTCctcaacacaaaacaaacaatatattttttggtactAATGATATTAGTatgaaatatgattaattattatcaaattaatctcctaaaaaacttaattaatcacTTTTATAGAATCTTTTCATCTAATTATGTAAgacttgaattcaaaattttatatgaaaaaaccaAATTTTATACCAGAGTTGAAGACGTGTTGGTAACAAAACAAATTGTAGGAATACACAAAAAGAGCAAGGAAATATACCTTGCTTCCATACCCCTGAATCTCCTTTCTCTACCATCCTTTTCCGACCAATATTCTTTAATCATCCAATCTCAATAGATTCATTAGCCCGTTATAAATTCTAGCCTcttaagttaaaattttgatcatacacaacacaaaaacaaactcTTAATTAATAATAGCTTGACCTCCACAAAAATTAccagcaccaccaccacctatGCTTAtggttcctcctcctcttctcaaaGATCACTGGGCATGCCAATTCAAAGAGTGATAGAATTGGAAGCTCTGGTGGGTTTGTTCTGCCTATAAGAACAacctcttcatcatcatcatcaccaagAACTTCTTCATTTGTACCATTTCCTGAGCCTTCGAGGGTGCTCAGAATTGGAAGCTCTTCTCGTTATGCTTATGCTTGTTCTTTATTCGCAGGCCTCGGttcaaaaattcttttggagatagagaaagggatcatcatGACTATAtatgtcctttttttttgtctctatgTTAATGTTGCATTTATATATGGTATTATATTCATTAACGTAATAATATGATGACAAGAAGCTGAGAGTTATATCCGTAGCATCAGTTTTATTTTAAGTTCTGATTTGGacattttttattagcaaaGATTTTTGGACACCAAAAATGTATTTGACACTGAGAATGAG
The Glycine max cultivar Williams 82 chromosome 16, Glycine_max_v4.0, whole genome shotgun sequence genome window above contains:
- the LOC100785166 gene encoding E3 ubiquitin-protein ligase SPL2; protein product: MSHQEQAVLSLLSKLALSFDGAVLGVALAFAAVRTLFKFTATSASLRKLRRAPSISVSDLRSLLAEPPSDADAGEIVIIRGTVDAKSAVDGTWKTLKPGVLVSRESGDKGVILQRTQTCIYNDWKGLLGWTSDLRAICARSLRQQDSTSFRKVPFVLIDVGRRPNAEYVVVNMDGSRHPLPLTTVYHKLQPINASPYTFLQALFGHEYPVGLLDEEKILPLGKDITAVGHCSLKNGIAEIKSCKDIPYFLSDLSKDQMIVDLSIKAKILFWGGISLGSMSVGVLGYAVLRNWIKWKRWKVQRQLQQQRQAVSDAEPQVDDEIEDVPDGQLCVICLMRRRRSVFIPCGHLVCCQGCAISVEREVAPKCPVCRQEIRDSVRTYES